The Pseudomonadota bacterium genome includes the window CTTGAGACGGGAGGCGAACTCAATATCGATTTCCTTGAACTCATTGTTGATTTTATTCGCACCTACGCTGATCTTTGTCATCATGGAAAAGAAGAGGACATCCTCTTCAAGGAACTCCAGAAAAAAGATCTCTCTGACGAGCAAAAGCGTATAATGAGCGAATTGGTTGAAGAACACATAATTGGGCGTGTTACGGTGAAGCGACTCTCAGAGGCCAGAAATAAATATATTGAAGGCAAAAAAGAAGAACTGTCGATTATTGTGAAGCTCATGGTGTTTCTGGCAGATTTCTATCCGAAGCATATTGAGAAGGAGGACAGGCACTTTTTTATCCCTGTCATGGGCTACTTCACTTCTGAGGAAAAGGATGCCCTTTTAGAACAGGGTAACGAGTTTGACAGAGATCTTATCCATCATATCTACAAAGAAAAATATGAGAGTGCTTTAAAGCTGCTTTCAATTGGTTCATAGGCGATAGCGCTATATGAATACCATCCATGATTTTATACTTAATATTAGGAGTTGCGGCTGTAGCCTTAAGCGGATTCATAGACATTGGCGAAGGAGCTATTATCATGCCTGCCTTTGTCTTTTTGTCCGGATTTTTTTAACATCAGACACGGGGTACCGGGTACCACGCTGTCTCTTCTCATTCCGCCTATTTCGGTTCTCGCTGCAATGATGTACTATCGACAAAGATTATAGATGTGAAAAAGGCGACCGCAATCTGTCCCGGACGCATTTTCGGTAGTTCTTTCAATGCAAAGTTTGGGATGGGGCTATTAAACATAGCGTTATAACGAACATTTGGGGTGGCATTGTTTTTCATTGCATTAAAGATCATATTAATGAAATAATTATATTTATTGTCTTCATGGCCCATTTTTGAAAGCGACAAAATGGTGTTGCCCGGTATTGAAGAAGATTCATTAGGGTTATCAGTGATAACATAGATTGGTCATGCAGCATGAAAGTTTGTGAAACTATAGTGATTTAAATATGATCAAATCAATAAATGAATTATATGCTTTTTGGGCGCTGTCTCCAAATACTTTGCTTACCCGCCTTCAGGCCACAAT containing:
- a CDS encoding hemerythrin domain-containing protein, which codes for MLPIGPLMIEHRLIEKMILAIKQEAGRLETGGELNIDFLELIVDFIRTYADLCHHGKEEDILFKELQKKDLSDEQKRIMSELVEEHIIGRVTVKRLSEARNKYIEGKKEELSIIVKLMVFLADFYPKHIEKEDRHFFIPVMGYFTSEEKDALLEQGNEFDRDLIHHIYKEKYESALKLLSIGS